One region of Peromyscus eremicus chromosome 4, PerEre_H2_v1, whole genome shotgun sequence genomic DNA includes:
- the Ankrd63 gene encoding ankyrin repeat domain-containing protein 63, with amino-acid sequence MLKPKDLCPRAGTRTFLEAMQAGKVHLARFVLDALDRSIIDCRAEQGRTPLMVAVGLPDPAMRSRFVRLLLEQGAAVNLRDERGRTALSLACERGHLDAVQLLVQFSGDPEAADSAGNSPVMWAAACGHGAVLEFLVRSFRRLGLRLDRTNRAGLTALQLAASRGHGTCVQALTGPWGRAAAAAAARGSNSDSPPGRPAPAPSPERRRPSPRRLPRPLLARFARAAGGHGHGHGHGHGHGGELASAGKGSGRHRAPGSERPELGRSMSLALGTMTEEETARLRAGALMARSNSPQSSGSGRWRSQEVLEGVPPTLVQAPIGLSPHPEGGPGSGRLGLRRRSTAPDIPSLVGEASGPESGPELETNALPFSVPEPKPWQAGTEAVVLQAQR; translated from the coding sequence ATGCTCAAGCCCAAGGACCTATGCCCCCGGGCGGGTACGCGCACCTTCCTTGAGGCCATGCAGGCGGGCAAAGTCCACTTGGCCCGTTTCGTGCTGGACGCGCTGGACCGCAGCATCATCGACTGCCGCGCAGAGCAGGGCCGTACGCCGCTCATGGTGGCCGTGGGGCTGCCGGACCCCGCCATGCGCTCGCGCTTCGTGCGACTGCTGCTGGAGCAGGGCGCGGCCGTGAACCTGCGGGACGAGCGCGGCCGCACTGCACTCAGCCTGGCCTGCGAGCGAGGCCACCTGGACGCCGTGCAGCTGCTGGTGCAGTTCAGCGGCGACCCGGAGGCAGCGGACTCGGCCGGCAACAGCCCGGTGATGTGGGCGGCGGCGTGCGGCCACGGGGCGGTGCTGGAGTTCCTGGTGCGCTCTTTCCGCCGCCTGGGCTTGCGCCTTGACCGCACCAACCGCGCGGGCCTCACGGCGCTGCAGCTGGCCGCCTCCCGCGGTCACGGGACCTGTGTGCAGGCCCTCACCGGGCCTTGGGGTCGGGCAGCCGCAGCGGCCGCGGCCCGGGGCTCCAATTCCGACAGTCCCCCTGGACGCCCTGCCCCGGCGCCCAGCCCAGAGCGTCGACGACCCAGCCCCCGTCGTCTACCGCGGCCCCTTTTGGCACGGTTCGCGCGAGCTGCCGGCGGCCACGGCCATGGTcacggccacggccacggccacggAGGTGAGCTTGCCTCTGCTGGCAAGGGCTCCGGGCGTCACAGGGCACCAGGCAGCGAGAGGCCAGAGCTGGGCCGGAGCATGAGCCTAGCGTTGGGTACCATGACGGAAGAGGAGACAGCACGCCTTCGGGCAGGAGCTCTGATGGCCCGATCAAACTCACCCCAGTCTTCGGGGAGTGGGCGGTGGCGCTCCCAGGAGGTGCTGGAGGGAGTGCCCCCAACCCTAGTGCAAGCCCCTATCGGCCTTAGTCCTCATCCCGAGGGTGGTCCAGGCTCTGGCCGCCTGGGTTTGCGGCGACGTTCCACAGCCCCAGACATCCCCAGCCTGGTCGGGGAGGCTTCAGGGCCAGAGAGTGGCCCGGAATTAGAGACCAACGCTCTGCCTTTCTCAGTGCCTGAGCCGAAGCCTTGGCAGGCGGGCACAGAGGCTGTGGTACTGCAGGCTCAGCGGTAA